A window of Coleofasciculus chthonoplastes PCC 7420 genomic DNA:
ACACTAATGCGCCACAATCGGAAAAAGCAATGGAATTTGTTAGACTAGCAGTTGAGCAAGAAGGAGAATCCCTTTCAAAACTGCTCAATACTATTTATAAAGTTGCTCCCTTTCTGAAACAGTAGCGTGAATGACTACTCTAGACGACGAACTATTGGAAAAACTCAGAAGACTCAGTAGTGAGCAATTTCAGGCAGTGGTTTTTCGTCTTAAAGATGATATTGAGGAGGCGGAGCTTCCTGGTTCTACGGCTTCTCAATCCGAAAGGGCGATTGAACTGATTAGACTGCTTCAGCTACAGGATAAACTTCAACGCCTCAATAACATCCTGGCTGAACCCGCTATCTCCATCATTGGTGAGCAGTATATCGGCTATGAGATAGAAGCTCAAGTTAAGGGAATTGTTCATGAGTATATCCAGCAGCCGTTTGAAGGGCGGGAAGAGGAGCAGCGTCAGCTTGATGAGTTTGTGCAGCACAATTCCAAGGGGGTGCTGTTGGTAACGGGGGCGGCGGGTTTTGGCAAATCGGCTCTGTTGTCCCATTGGCAAGAAAGCCAGCAGGAGGATTGTTTCATCGCCTATCACTGCTTTAGTTATCGTTACCAGAAAACGCGCTTAGTCTCGGAAGCCTATCGCCATCTGCTCAAACAACTCTATCTGTATCACAACATTAGGAATGGGCAGTTTCCTAATGATCCAAATCAGATGCGGGATATCCTGGTGGGGATGCTGGAGAAACCTGTCTCGCCAGAGGGTAAGCGTCTGGTGATTGTGTTGGATGGGTTGGATGAGGCTTCAGAAACGTTGGAGCCGTTTTTTACCAGGCTCCCGGATGGGGTGTTTGTGATTGCTTCAGCACGGGCTGAGGTAGGGGATGAGCCGGAATACCTGCGGAATTGGACAGATAATGCTCAGAGATTGTATCTGAAGCGGCTACACCGTGAGGCAATTCCTAAGTGGCTGGCGCAAATCAGCGAGTTAGTCACCTATAGCCAGAATCAGGATTTTGTTCAACGGCTGGATGAGATAACCGGGGGATTCCCGCTTTACCTGCGTTATCTGATTGATGAGTTGAGACAAGCGGCAATAAAGCGTCAGGATGTGCAGGGGTTACTCCGGAATAGTCCCGGTGGGTTCCAAGCGTATGTGAAAGAACAGTTTCGCCAACTTGCCAAAGTTGAGGAGATTAAGCGACAAGGGGAAGTGCGGGAGTTGTTTGCGTTGCTGTCAGTGGCGTTGGGAGCGTTATCCGAGGATGATATTGAAGCGTTGACTGCGTTGAATGCCTGGGATTTAGCGGATTTACCCTGGCAGGCGACACGGTGGTTTAGTGTTCAAACGGGTTGTTATAGTTCTGACTTTTCACGCCATCCAGAAAAATCGATATCAAACCTAACCCCCCAACCCCCTTCCCTGCAAGGGAAGGGGGAGAATTCAAAGCAAGGGAACGGGGAGAATTCAAAGCCTCTCTCCTTGCAGGAGAGAGGTTTGGAGAGAGGTTTTCCAGATTCCGTCAAAAGTAAGAATTATAGTTTTGCTCACCCCTTACTCGCCCAGGAGTTTAAAGGGGCGCTGGGGCGTCAGGCGTCTTTGGCGGAAGCTAAGTTAATTGACTATTGTGCCAAATGGCAGGAACTGGAGCGTTCCGATTATGGATTACGATATTATGCCGAACATTTGGGATTGGCAAAGCGGTGGGGGGAGTTGTATGAATTGGCTCGTAATCAAGAATTTGTCACGGCTCAACGGCAGCATTTACCGGAACAGCCGGATTTGCCTCTAAAGACGGTGCAGATAGCGTTGTCGGGTGCAGCGGAAACGGATAATGCAGGTGGGATGGCAGAGTTTCTGCTGGTACACGCAGGGCGAGTGATACAAATCGCTCAAGAGTCACCTCTGGATATATTGCGATTAGGCAGTATTGACGGAGCCTTGGCATTGGCGGAGAAGTTTGATCCGGAACGCTGTGTTCTGTGGTATCTGCTGCTGGCATGGGAGTTGGCAAAAGATGCCAGCCAGAATGGGGAGCAAATGGAACAAGCGCGGGAAATATTGGAGCGATTACAGCAGAAGAATTTGCCCCGTTTGTCAGAAAATTGGATGGAGGATTGTGCTGTTTACTGGCTGACGTATCTATTGACAGCCACAAAAGGGACGTTTACAGCGCTGTCAAGACGAATTTTAGATGATGAGAGTCTCGCTCATCTGTGCCAGAGCCTTGTCGCAAGGGGTGACTTCACAATTGCTCTGGACATCGCACAGCAGATTGACAATTCAGATAAACGGGCAGAGGTACTGGTTGAGATTGCCAAAGCACAGCCAACAGCAGAAAACTTCACCGCCGCCATCCACACCGCACAGCAAATTGAGGATTCCAACAAACGGGCAAGAGTGCTGGTTGAGATAGCCAAAGCACAGGTACAGGCAGAAAACTTCACCGCCGCTATCCACACCGCACAGCAAATTGAGGGTTTTTACAGCCAGGCATGGGTGCTGTTTGAGATAGCCAAAGCACAGGCACAGGCAGAAAACTTCACCGCCGCCATCCACACCGCACAGCAAATTGAGCGTTCTGACTACCGGGCATGGACGCTGTTTGAGATAGCCAAAGCACAGGCACAGGCAGAAAACTTCACCGCCGCCATCCACACCGCACAGCAAATTGAGCGTTCCGACAACCGGGCATGGGCGCTGTTTGAGATAGCCAAAGCACAGGCACAGGCAGAAAACTTCACCGCCGCTATCCGCACCGCGCGGCAAATTGAGGGTTTTTACAGCCGGACATTGGCGCTGTTTGAGATAGCCAAAGCACAGCCAACAGCAGAAAACTTCACCGCCGCTATCCACACCGCACAGCAAATTGAGGGTTCCTACTACCGCCGGGTAAGGGTGCTGGTTGAGATAGCCAAAGCACAGCCAACAGCAGAAAACTTCACCGCCGCCATCCACACCGCACAGCAAATTGAGCGTTCCGACAACCGGGCATGGGCGCTGTTTGAGATAGCCAAAGCACAGGCACAGGCAGAAAACTTCACCGCCGCCATCCACACCGCACAGCAAATTGAGCGTTCCGACA
This region includes:
- a CDS encoding tetratricopeptide repeat protein, with the translated sequence MTTLDDELLEKLRRLSSEQFQAVVFRLKDDIEEAELPGSTASQSERAIELIRLLQLQDKLQRLNNILAEPAISIIGEQYIGYEIEAQVKGIVHEYIQQPFEGREEEQRQLDEFVQHNSKGVLLVTGAAGFGKSALLSHWQESQQEDCFIAYHCFSYRYQKTRLVSEAYRHLLKQLYLYHNIRNGQFPNDPNQMRDILVGMLEKPVSPEGKRLVIVLDGLDEASETLEPFFTRLPDGVFVIASARAEVGDEPEYLRNWTDNAQRLYLKRLHREAIPKWLAQISELVTYSQNQDFVQRLDEITGGFPLYLRYLIDELRQAAIKRQDVQGLLRNSPGGFQAYVKEQFRQLAKVEEIKRQGEVRELFALLSVALGALSEDDIEALTALNAWDLADLPWQATRWFSVQTGCYSSDFSRHPEKSISNLTPQPPSLQGKGENSKQGNGENSKPLSLQERGLERGFPDSVKSKNYSFAHPLLAQEFKGALGRQASLAEAKLIDYCAKWQELERSDYGLRYYAEHLGLAKRWGELYELARNQEFVTAQRQHLPEQPDLPLKTVQIALSGAAETDNAGGMAEFLLVHAGRVIQIAQESPLDILRLGSIDGALALAEKFDPERCVLWYLLLAWELAKDASQNGEQMEQAREILERLQQKNLPRLSENWMEDCAVYWLTYLLTATKGTFTALSRRILDDESLAHLCQSLVARGDFTIALDIAQQIDNSDKRAEVLVEIAKAQPTAENFTAAIHTAQQIEDSNKRARVLVEIAKAQVQAENFTAAIHTAQQIEGFYSQAWVLFEIAKAQAQAENFTAAIHTAQQIERSDYRAWTLFEIAKAQAQAENFTAAIHTAQQIERSDNRAWALFEIAKAQAQAENFTAAIRTARQIEGFYSRTLALFEIAKAQPTAENFTAAIHTAQQIEGSYYRRVRVLVEIAKAQPTAENFTAAIHTAQQIERSDNRAWALFEIAKAQAQAENFTAAIHTAQQIERSDNRAWALFEIAKAQAQAENFTAAIHTARQIEVSYYRAWALFEIAKAQAQAENFTAAIHTARQIKGFYSRTFALLEIAKAQPTAENFTAAIHTAKQIEDSDLRAEALFEIAKTQAQAENFTAAIHTAKQIEVSYDWAEALFEIAKAQAQAENFTAAIRTARQIEDSYQRARVLVEIAKAQAQVENFTAAIHTAQQIERSYKRVEALVEIAKAQPTAENFTAAIHTAKQIEDSDLRAEALFEIAKTQAQAENFTAAIHTAKQIEDSDLRAEALFEIAKTQAQAENFTAAIDTAQQIQDSNDRARALLEIAKAQAQAENFTAAIDTAQQLERSDYRAEALFEIAKAQAQAENFTAAIDTAQQIQDSNDRARALLEIAKAQAQAENFTAAIDTAQQLERSDYRAEALFEIAKAQAQAENFTAAIHTAQQIEVSNYRARVLVGIVKAPPTVYRTLALLEIAKAQPTAENFTAAIHTAQQIEDSNYRARVRVLVEIAKAQAQAENFTAAIKTAQQIQDSYDRARALLEIATAQIQAENFTAAIHTAQQIENSNKRARALLEIAKAQPTAENFTAAIDTAQQIKDSQKRAKAMLEIAKAQPTAENFTAAIDTAQQLEHSNDRELALVEVAKAQVKAKYIEQALLTAEKILMNRNEHLPNIAATFVKTGDKENFKRLLIPCAYYLNAAYQMCGHLAQLYPNQASDIAKIVNTFTLSST